CGGGCTCGGACCCGACCGGGCAACGGGTCCGCGCCCGCCCCCTCCGTACGACGCGCCTTCGCGCGTTGCATGGCGCGTCGGCCCGACGGCGCGTAGGGGAGGCTGGCGCGCCCCGATGATCGTTGCCGCGCTCAAGACTCCTCCGCGCCTGCCTCCCGGCGTGGACCCACGCAAAGAAGCGCCCCGATGATCGTTGCCGCGCTCAAGATTCCACCGCGCCTGCCTCCCGGCGTGGACCACGGGAAATCGGTTTGTCGTGGACGTCAAGGCGCATGCGTTCTTGATCGGCGGTGTCTCGAACATCAATTCCCGCGCGTGCTCGATGGACGGCGCGTCGTGCGAAGGGGGCGGGCTCGGACCCGACCGGGCAACGGGTCCGCGCCCGCCCCCTCCGTACGACGCGCCTTCGCGCGTTGCGTGATCGTGCGTGAGGTTGCGCGTGGACGACGGTGCTCGGCGGGGCCGGGCGACGAGATGGGGAGGCTCTGCGGGAATCGTCGATGCACGGCGCGAGAAGCGACGTGCCGTGCTCGACGGATGGAGGTCGGCCGTCGAGGGGGGGGCCGGCGATACCCTTGAGTTCTAGGGTTCGACGGCCCACCCCTCGACGACCGACCGACGACGTGAATAGGCACGCGGGTCTTGCGGGCGAAAGGCAAGGAGTCGCGCGTCGCGGCGCGGGAGGCAGGCGCGGAGGGATCTTGAGCGCGGCTGCGAGCGTCGGGGCGCGCCAGCCTCCCCTTCGGCGTCGCTAATGCGAGGGAGCGCAGGCCGCGACGTCGCGCAAAAGGCCCTCCGGCGCCTTGGCCCCGAGCTTTTGCGCCGCCGCGAGGCGGGTCTTCGCCTCGTCGCAGCGCCGCTGCTTCAGCGCGAGAACCGCCAGATTCAGCTGCACCGGCGCGAAGTCGGGCCGCGCCGCCGCCGACGCCTCCCAACTCGCGCGCGCGTCGTCGAGCATCCCCAGCCGGAACTGCGCGTTCCCGATCAGAAAGTCGAATTCCGCCGGAACGCCGTCGCGCCGCTCGGTCCCCGGCGCGTCCGCCCGCCGGTTCTCGTCGATCCGCTTGTCGAGCGCCGCCCCCTGCGTGTTGCGGTAGTTGTCGGTCACGTGCATCTGCGGATTCTGGAGCTGCGTCTTGTCGTCGCGCGCCTGGTCCTCCGCCATCCGCTTCTGGTAGTAGCCGGCGTCGGCGTCGTCGGCGCGCTTCTTGACCAGCTCGACGTAGGCCTTCTTCGCCGCGACGTAGTTCTCGAGCGCGGCCTTGAAGTCGCCCTTCTTCATCGCCGCGTGCCCGAGCCCGGCGAAGGCGTCGGGGTGGTTGGGGACGTTCTTGAGCGCCTCGCGGTAGTCCGCCTCCGCGCCCGGCACGTCGCCCGCCTTGAGCTTCGCCGCGCCGTCCTGGCAGAGCTTGGCCGCGCGCGCGGCCTCGGTCTTGGTCTGCGCCGCCGCCGGCGCCGCCAGCAGCAAGCACGCGAAGAGAACAGCCCATGCGCGCATTGGTCCCGCCTCCTCAGTCCTGATGATATTGCGTCCGGGCCCGCACCGTGAAGCGCCCGTCCTTGGTCCGCAGGTCGATCCTCTTCGTCCCCGGCTTCCCCTTCGGCGGGGCGAAGGCCAGGGCGTACTGCGCCGAGAGGTCGGCGCGGATCGCCTCGAAGACGCTGCCCAGCTCGGCGAGCCGCTCGAGCTCGAAGGCCCGGCCCCCGCTCTCCTCGGCGAGCTGCCGCAGGTCGCGCCGGCCCTCGTCCGGGTCGCCGACGTGGATCGCGCCGATGGTGTAGATCAGCACGTCGGCGCGCCGCGCCGCCTCGACGACCTCGTCGAGCGAGGCGACGCTGCGCTCGTCGCGGCCGTCGGAGAAGAGGACCATCGCCTTGCGCGTCTTGACCCGCGAGAGGTCGCCGATCACCTCGATCGCCGCGTCGTGGAGCGCCGTGCTGCCCCCCGCGGCCAGCCCTTCGAGCGCCTTGCGCGCCGCCTCGTGGTCGGCGGTCGGCGGCAGCAGCAGCCGCGTGTTCTCGTTGAAGGTGTAGAGCGCGGCGACGTCCTCCGCGTCGAGACGGCCGAGGAAGCGCCGCGCCGCGGCCTCGATCAGCGCGAGGCGGTCGGCCATGCTGCCGCTCGCGTCGAGCGCGAGCGCGATCGTCGGCGCGGAGGCCTTGGGGGAGAAGCCGGCGATCGGCACGCGCTCGCCCTCGACCCGCAGCTCGAAGTCGTCCTTGCCCAAGCCCGGCGCCGGTTTGCCGTCGCGGTCGAGCACGACGGGGAAGAGCTGCACGCGGGAGACCTCGACGCTCTCGCCGAGCCCCTCGATCCGCGGCGGGCGGATCTCCGCCCGGCCGACGGCGCTCCCTTCGGCGAAGGCGACGGCGACGAGCGGCGCGCCCATGTCGCGCGGCGCGACTTCGGCGACGAAGCGCCAGGCGGGCGCCCGCGCGACGCCGATCAGGGCGCCGCCGCAGTAGACGTCCACGCGGTCCACGCGCGGCCGCGCCGCGGCGACGGCGACCTC
Above is a genomic segment from bacterium containing:
- a CDS encoding VWA domain-containing protein, with product MRGTPLLPIAGLLTALAAGVAAGAEPATVRFVAPKAGQIVVGETVFEVAVAAARPRVDRVDVYCGGALIGVARAPAWRFVAEVAPRDMGAPLVAVAFAEGSAVGRAEIRPPRIEGLGESVEVSRVQLFPVVLDRDGKPAPGLGKDDFELRVEGERVPIAGFSPKASAPTIALALDASGSMADRLALIEAAARRFLGRLDAEDVAALYTFNENTRLLLPPTADHEAARKALEGLAAGGSTALHDAAIEVIGDLSRVKTRKAMVLFSDGRDERSVASLDEVVEAARRADVLIYTIGAIHVGDPDEGRRDLRQLAEESGGRAFELERLAELGSVFEAIRADLSAQYALAFAPPKGKPGTKRIDLRTKDGRFTVRARTQYHQD
- a CDS encoding tetratricopeptide repeat protein: MRAWAVLFACLLLAAPAAAQTKTEAARAAKLCQDGAAKLKAGDVPGAEADYREALKNVPNHPDAFAGLGHAAMKKGDFKAALENYVAAKKAYVELVKKRADDADAGYYQKRMAEDQARDDKTQLQNPQMHVTDNYRNTQGAALDKRIDENRRADAPGTERRDGVPAEFDFLIGNAQFRLGMLDDARASWEASAAARPDFAPVQLNLAVLALKQRRCDEAKTRLAAAQKLGAKAPEGLLRDVAACAPSH